The Dermacentor albipictus isolate Rhodes 1998 colony chromosome 2, USDA_Dalb.pri_finalv2, whole genome shotgun sequence genome has a segment encoding these proteins:
- the LOC135903446 gene encoding uncharacterized protein isoform X2 has translation MEQLLKLPEPLLLSGNIAKNWELFQQKFELFLDATESPKEPRTAAAKTALLLSTAGDDALETCYQGLQGQRLRTTPTTRKMWRSTRLQSCQPWYDFSHVTSSPEFPRSNGLAEKGVQIVKRILKKTEETKQDFWLGLLNYRSTPLEDGRSPGELLQGRRLRTPLPDFRQQPSIPVFKRAQADTRGRTLPPLNTGDVVRVQEKTWNRRAQVTEAVAPRSYRVVTEDNRVLRRNRQHLLPTGELFQQEALECDDRESERACEALQPTTPAATGDSPVSSENIPQAPPPVTTTGPTVSSTAPQALTLRRSTRDRRPPQRLRYDRNFNQVLGIYSPQEGRCIGNDARAMPGAAIHRARLD, from the exons ATGGAGCAACTGCTGAAGCTTCCTGAACCACTACTGTTGTCTGGGAATATCGCCAAGAACTGGGAATTGTTCCAGCAGAAATTCGAGCTTTTTCTGGACGCAACGGAATCGCCAAAAGAGCCCCGAACCGCGGCCGCCAAAACAGCACTGCTGCTCAGCACTGCCGGAGACGACGCATTGGAG ACATGCTATCAAGGGCTCCAGGGACAGCGACTAAGGACTACTCCGACGACACGGAAGATGTGGAGGTCCACGCGGTTGCAGTCATGTCAACCTTG GTACGACTTCAGCCACGTCACGTCGAGCCCCGAGTTCCCGCGATCGAATGGACTCGCTGAGAAGGGGGTTCAGATTGTGAAAAGAATCCTAAAGAAAactgaagaaacaaaacaagactTCTGGCTGGGGTTGCTCAACTACAGATCCACTCCGCTCGAAGATGGCCGCTCCCCTGGTGAACTCTTGCAGGGCAGGAGGCTTCGCACTCCACTCCCAGACTTCAGGCAGCAGCCAAGCATACCAGTATTCAAGCGAGCCCAGGCAGACACTCGGGGGAGAACATTACCACCTCTCAATACCGGCGATGTCGTGAGAGTACAGGAAAAGACATGGAATCGCCGAGCTCAAGTTACCGAAGCAGTTGCACCGAGGTCTTATCGAGTAGTTACCGAGGACAACAGAGTGCTACGTCGCAACCGACAGCATCTGCTTCCAACTGGTGAGCTGTTCCAGCAAGAAGCCCTCGAATGTGACGACCGGGAGAGCGAACGAGCGTGTGAAGCACTGCAACCCACGACACCAGCTGCAACTGGAGACTCGCCTGTGAGCTCCGAGAACATTCCGCAGGCGCCGCCGCCCGTGACTACGACTGGACCGACTGTGAGCTCAACGGCTCCGCAGGCTCTTACATTGCGCCGATCTACCAGAGATAGGAGACCACCGCAGCGGCTGCGGTACGACCGCAATTTCAACCAAGTACTTGGCATCTATTCTCCACAGGAGGGAAGATGTATCGGGAATGACGCACGTGCCATGCCTGGTGCAGCGATTCATCGTGCTCGCCTAGATTAG
- the LOC135903446 gene encoding uncharacterized protein isoform X1 — MLSRAPGTATKDYSDDTEDVEVHAVAVMSTLVSARTLARLAKATANDQDLQSVMRYINGHGDIVGIMKPFASELSLIKGIVFKGSKVVVPKPMRKEVLERIHEGHMGLNKCQARARGLVFWPGLNSDIKNLLQSCAVCRKYTYKQQSEPFMIRPTPAHAWYRVGVDIFQYGGSSYLSVFDAHSNFPEVEKLTRTTSSAVIEKLSAIFSRYGIPMEVHTDNGPQFSSYEFALFASRYDFSHVTSSPEFPRSNGLAEKGVQIVKRILKKTEETKQDFWLGLLNYRSTPLEDGRSPGELLQGRRLRTPLPDFRQQPSIPVFKRAQADTRGRTLPPLNTGDVVRVQEKTWNRRAQVTEAVAPRSYRVVTEDNRVLRRNRQHLLPTGELFQQEALECDDRESERACEALQPTTPAATGDSPVSSENIPQAPPPVTTTGPTVSSTAPQALTLRRSTRDRRPPQRLRYDRNFNQVLGIYSPQEGRCIGNDARAMPGAAIHRARLD; from the coding sequence ATGCTATCAAGGGCTCCAGGGACAGCGACTAAGGACTACTCCGACGACACGGAAGATGTGGAGGTCCACGCGGTTGCAGTCATGTCAACCTTGGTAAGCGCTAGAACACTGGCCCGTCTGGCCAAAGCAACGGCGAATGATCAGGACTTGCAGTCAGTGATGCGCTACATTAATGGCCACGGTGACATTGTGGGTATAATGAAGCCATTCGCGTCCGAGCTCTCATTGATTAAAGGCATTGTATTTAAAGGCAGCAAAGTTGTAGTCCCGAAGCCAATGCGAAAGGAAGTTCTCGAACGTATTCATGAGGGACACATGGGCTTGAACAAGTGCCAAGCAAGAGCCAGGGGCCTAGTGTTCTGGCCAGGGCTGAACTCTGATATCAAAAACCTGTTGCAGAGTTGTGCAGTTTGCCGCAAATATACGTACAAACAGCAAAGTGAGCCTTTTATGATCAGACCTACACCGGCCCATGCATGGTACCGCGTGGGCGTTGACATTTTTCAGTACGGAGGCAGCTCGTACCTGTCCGTTTTTGATGCCCATTCGAACTTCCCGGAAGTGGAGAAGCTGACTCGTACAACATCCAGTGCCGTAATTGAGAAGTTGAGCGCCATCTTTTCAAGATACGGCATTCCAATGGAAGTCCACACGGACAATGGGCCGCAGTTTTCGTCTTATGAATTTGCTCTTTTTGCATCCAGGTACGACTTCAGCCACGTCACGTCGAGCCCCGAGTTCCCGCGATCGAATGGACTCGCTGAGAAGGGGGTTCAGATTGTGAAAAGAATCCTAAAGAAAactgaagaaacaaaacaagactTCTGGCTGGGGTTGCTCAACTACAGATCCACTCCGCTCGAAGATGGCCGCTCCCCTGGTGAACTCTTGCAGGGCAGGAGGCTTCGCACTCCACTCCCAGACTTCAGGCAGCAGCCAAGCATACCAGTATTCAAGCGAGCCCAGGCAGACACTCGGGGGAGAACATTACCACCTCTCAATACCGGCGATGTCGTGAGAGTACAGGAAAAGACATGGAATCGCCGAGCTCAAGTTACCGAAGCAGTTGCACCGAGGTCTTATCGAGTAGTTACCGAGGACAACAGAGTGCTACGTCGCAACCGACAGCATCTGCTTCCAACTGGTGAGCTGTTCCAGCAAGAAGCCCTCGAATGTGACGACCGGGAGAGCGAACGAGCGTGTGAAGCACTGCAACCCACGACACCAGCTGCAACTGGAGACTCGCCTGTGAGCTCCGAGAACATTCCGCAGGCGCCGCCGCCCGTGACTACGACTGGACCGACTGTGAGCTCAACGGCTCCGCAGGCTCTTACATTGCGCCGATCTACCAGAGATAGGAGACCACCGCAGCGGCTGCGGTACGACCGCAATTTCAACCAAGTACTTGGCATCTATTCTCCACAGGAGGGAAGATGTATCGGGAATGACGCACGTGCCATGCCTGGTGCAGCGATTCATCGTGCTCGCCTAGATTAG